CGGCAACGCCGACGTCGGACATTTCCTCTCCGATAAAGACTTTTGAAGAGCGCTAGGGCGATCGGGCCGGAGCGTCTGTCAACATGATCACGTTCAAGGTCAATTGACTGATGCACGCCCTGGACGAACGCGATGAACGGCTCGTGTTAGCACGCCACGGGCCGATTCCTCCTGCGTCCGGTGCAATCGTGCCCTGCGGCAGCGCATTCAGAAGGTCGAAGCTGCTTCCCGCAAGCGGGGCGAGGTGGAGTGCGTGGACCCAAGCTTCGTCAACAGATGCTCCACACCAGCGGCGGCTTGCCGCCTGCACCCGGTTGCAGCCTGACATCGATATGCCGCCCGCACCCGGCCGCAAGCCCTTCGAACAGCCCCTCCAACACTTTTGCGCAGGCGCGGTGATAGTCGGCGACGTCTTCCATCAGCTTCCAGCCTTGCTGGCAAATCTCGAACGCGCCTTCGGACCTCGTCGTCTCGACCGCATCGTCCTGTGCCGCGAGTAGCGCGTTCAGGAGCGAGGCAAACTCTGTCGCGCCGCCGCGGCTCATTCCCAGCGCCGCCGCAACCTCGTCAAAATACTGCATGCCGATCAGCTTGCCCGTGAGATGCAGAAGATATCCGCCATCCTCGGGTCCGAACAATTGCACCATCACGGGCGCGGCGGTGCGGACATATTCCATCGCGTAGTTGCGATAGGCCTTTTCCAGCCGCGGTCTTGGCCAGCTTGCAACCGGCAGCGCCGGCGCGCTGTTCGCATCGAATGGTGGTGCGTCGAGATGGCGCGCGAACGCCAGTCCCTCGCGCAATTCCGCATCACGAACTTCGCGGCGGCGACGCAGCCTTGGCCGCGCGCTCGCGCTCGACCCGCTCGGTCACGTCGCGCGCCATCGCCACCGATCCCTGCACGGCACCGCCGGCATCCCGCACCAGCGCAAACGTCATCTCGATGTAAAGCTTGCGTCCGCTCTTGTGCAGCGCGCGGGTCAGCGTGGGCCGGCCGGCAAGCTTCATCGTCCCGCTCGACATCGCTGCCTCAAAGCCCTTCCAGTGCGCGGCGCGCAAATGCTCGGGAATGATCAGGTCGAGGTTCTGGC
This genomic interval from Bradyrhizobium sp. CB82 contains the following:
- a CDS encoding PAS domain S-box protein, translating into MSEHPELDARILDDAADALISSDRAGTIVRWNRASCALFGFSAQEALGQNLDLIIPEHLRAAHWKGFEAAMSSGTMKLAGRPTLTRALHKSGRKLYIEMTFALVRDAGGAVQGSVAMARDVTERVERERAAKAASPPRSS